A single genomic interval of Labeo rohita strain BAU-BD-2019 chromosome 13, IGBB_LRoh.1.0, whole genome shotgun sequence harbors:
- the LOC127175219 gene encoding uncharacterized protein LOC127175219: MEWVKKGDIDACFVWCCVRIIDEPNHTCTENKRHQELKLHLHVSDRTSVVNWSPTGYPHWVKSSSFLYGPSSRSPEFSTVMEMQPSEDVPVERPRRQTSLPAHLQDYDLSGYDLHRSLSPPSYSHKPPGVLSPEEDDRIDTPHVAAQHGDYHSPQQWYVADRWDQHMEALREENADLKKLQSDLITTVQQLKEERDDLKQANVKFASQMSQLEAEVKQLLSWQNQQSQPPQASTLSVSCQSKVLDRPKPVPAPRKPRSTEPTVNPNRAPASHDACIAR, from the exons ATGGAATGGGTGAAAAAAGGGGACATTGATGCTTGCTTTGTTTGGTGTTGTGTGCGTATAATAGATGAACCAA ACCACACATGCacagaaaataaaagacatCAAGAACTAAAGTTGCATCTTCATGTCTCTGATCGGACGTCTGTGGTGAACTGGTCCCCCACCGGCTATCCCCACTGGGTTAAATCATCCAGTTTTCTTTATGGTCCTTCGAGCCGGAGTCCAGAGTTTTCCACAGTTATGGAGATGCAGCCATCAGAGGATGTTCCTGTTGAGAGACCCAGGAGACAAACATCTCTACCAGCACACTTGCAGGATTATGATTTGAGTGGTTATGATCTACATAGATCCTTATCACCGCCTAGCTATTCCCATAAACCCCCTGGTGTTCTGTCACCTGAAGAGGATGACCGAATTGACACCCCACATGTAGCAGCACAGCATGGTGATTATCACAGTCCACAACAGTGGTATGTAGCAGATCGCTGGGATCAGCATATGGAAGCCCTGCGAGAAGAGAATGCTGATTTAAAGAAACTCCAAAGTGACTTGATTACTACAGTTCAGCAGCTAAAGGAGGAAAGGGATGATCTTAAACAAGCCAACGTCAAGTTTGCATCGCAGATGTCTCAACTTGAAGCAGAGGTGAAACAGTTGTTAAGTTGGCAAAATCAACAGTCACAACCTCCACAGGCATCTACCCTTTCAGTATCTTGTCAGTCAAAGGTCCTAGACCGCCCTAAACCAGTTCCAGCCCCAAGGAAGCCGAGATCAACTGAACCCACAGTAAATCCAAACCGTGCTCCAGCCTCTCATGATGCATGCATCGCAAGATAG